In one window of Gudongella oleilytica DNA:
- a CDS encoding bifunctional riboflavin kinase/FAD synthetase: protein MKIINVDNTNETMFNTAIALGNFDGVHIGHQKLIEIMLEQAKEKDLKPSMLIFENHTKSFVYGNGPRLLSTNSQKNEFLEKLGVRNLYTMRFDEHIMNLSPEDFVKEILINKLNCSLVVVGTDYRFGHKASGNVGMLRDIGKRLGIQVRVVEPVYYKDEIVSSTLIRHLLSEGNIKDANRLLGRPFGIVGEVVNGKGLGKHLGVPTANMKPACKYVVPRKGVYRTITRVNGRYYPSATNVGTNPTFSEQELKVETFILDFDQSIYGLEIEVFFMEYIRPEIKFDSAEDLKRKMQEDIAYVRSKSNLQLI, encoded by the coding sequence ATGAAAATAATCAATGTGGACAATACTAATGAAACCATGTTCAATACTGCTATTGCACTAGGAAACTTCGATGGAGTCCATATCGGGCATCAAAAGTTGATCGAAATAATGCTGGAGCAGGCAAAGGAAAAAGATTTGAAGCCGTCCATGCTTATTTTTGAGAACCACACTAAATCCTTCGTCTATGGCAATGGGCCAAGACTTCTAAGTACAAATTCTCAAAAAAATGAATTTTTGGAAAAACTAGGTGTACGTAATCTATACACAATGAGGTTTGATGAGCATATTATGAATCTTTCACCTGAGGACTTCGTTAAGGAGATATTAATAAATAAGCTCAATTGCTCACTTGTGGTTGTAGGAACAGACTATCGATTTGGTCATAAGGCCTCTGGGAATGTGGGAATGCTAAGGGACATAGGCAAGAGGCTGGGAATACAAGTCAGGGTAGTTGAGCCTGTCTACTATAAAGATGAAATTGTAAGCAGTACGTTAATAAGGCACTTGCTCTCTGAGGGTAACATCAAGGACGCCAATAGGCTTCTTGGCAGACCTTTTGGCATAGTGGGAGAAGTAGTAAACGGTAAGGGGCTTGGCAAGCACCTTGGCGTACCAACTGCTAATATGAAGCCAGCCTGTAAGTATGTAGTCCCAAGGAAAGGCGTATATAGAACGATTACCAGAGTAAACGGCAGGTATTACCCTAGTGCCACAAATGTAGGCACAAATCCAACCTTTAGCGAACAGGAGTTAAAGGTGGAAACATTTATCCTTGACTTTGATCAGTCTATTTATGGGCTTGAAATTGAGGTATTCTTCATGGAGTATATAAGGCCTGAAATCAAATTTGACAGTGCTGAGGATCTGAAGAGAAAAATGCAAGAGGACATAGCTTATGTCAGATCAAAATCCAATTTACAATTGATATGA
- the rpsO gene encoding 30S ribosomal protein S15, translating into MLNKIEKDRIIEQYKMHEGDTGSPEVQIALLTHRINSVNEHLQSHKKDHHSRRGLLKMVGQRRNLLRYLQNKDIERYRSLIEKLGIRG; encoded by the coding sequence ATGTTAAACAAGATTGAAAAGGATCGAATCATCGAGCAGTACAAAATGCATGAAGGGGACACTGGCTCTCCAGAGGTTCAAATAGCTCTGCTTACACACAGAATCAATTCAGTTAATGAGCATTTGCAATCCCACAAGAAAGATCATCACTCAAGAAGAGGCCTTCTAAAAATGGTAGGACAAAGAAGAAATCTTCTCAGATATTTGCAGAACAAAGATATTGAGAGATATCGTTCTTTAATTGAGAAACTAGGTATCAGAGGTTAA
- the nusA gene encoding transcription termination factor NusA — protein sequence MNVDFINALEEIEKEKGIAKDIIFDALESALISSYKKNFGSSQNVLVEMNRDTGAVRVYATKDVVSADSIEDPLLQISLDEARKINPAYELGEVVKIEITPRDFGRIAAQTAKQVVIQRIKDAERDVIFDEFINRENEIITGQIQRISKNNVYIDLGKTEGILPPAEQIEGEQYSQSQRLKLLILEVKKTTKGPQIVLSRANTGLVKRLFELEVPEISEGIVEIYSVSREAGSRTKIAVYSKNPEVDPLGACVGFKGARVKAIVDELSGEKIDIVIWSKNIGEFIANSLSPSKVVKVIPNEKEKSALVVVPDYQLSLAIGKEGQNARLAAKLTNWKIDIKSESQYAEMERGVIS from the coding sequence ATGAATGTTGATTTTATCAACGCCCTGGAAGAAATAGAAAAAGAGAAGGGTATAGCTAAGGATATAATATTTGATGCGCTTGAATCTGCTCTCATTTCCAGCTATAAGAAAAATTTTGGTTCATCGCAGAACGTTTTGGTGGAAATGAACAGAGACACTGGCGCTGTCAGGGTTTATGCAACTAAGGATGTAGTTTCTGCTGACTCGATCGAGGATCCTCTTCTTCAAATATCACTGGATGAGGCCAGGAAGATAAACCCTGCCTATGAGTTGGGCGAGGTGGTCAAGATAGAAATAACTCCAAGGGACTTCGGAAGAATTGCTGCCCAAACTGCCAAGCAGGTCGTAATTCAAAGAATCAAGGATGCGGAGAGAGACGTCATATTTGACGAGTTTATAAACCGGGAAAATGAAATAATCACTGGACAAATACAACGAATCTCTAAGAACAACGTTTACATCGATCTTGGCAAAACTGAGGGTATCCTGCCTCCTGCTGAGCAAATAGAAGGTGAACAATACTCTCAGAGCCAAAGACTAAAGCTGTTGATCCTGGAGGTCAAAAAAACCACAAAGGGACCACAGATAGTACTTTCCAGGGCGAATACGGGTCTTGTAAAGAGACTTTTTGAACTTGAAGTTCCAGAGATAAGCGAAGGGATAGTAGAAATTTATTCAGTTTCTCGAGAGGCGGGTTCAAGAACTAAAATTGCTGTTTATTCAAAGAACCCTGAAGTTGATCCTCTGGGTGCCTGTGTAGGATTCAAGGGAGCAAGGGTAAAAGCAATCGTAGACGAATTAAGTGGAGAAAAGATTGATATAGTAATATGGAGCAAAAATATAGGAGAGTTCATCGCAAACAGTCTGAGCCCTTCCAAGGTCGTTAAGGTAATCCCTAATGAAAAAGAAAAATCAGCTCTTGTTGTGGTTCCTGACTATCAACTTTCACTGGCAATAGGAAAAGAAGGACAAAATGCAAGACTTGCAGCAAAGCTTACCAATTGGAAAATTGATATTAAGTCTGAGTCCCAATATGCTGAAATGGAGCGAGGAGTGATATCGTGA
- the rbfA gene encoding 30S ribosome-binding factor RbfA: protein MNDKRINRISEEVRKVVSDLLLSEIKDPRISGMPSVNRVNVTKDLKFAKIYISVLGNEEEKVNTIKGLESAKGFIRKEIGRRIDLRHVPEPLFYLDETIEHAIHMLKLIDEVNNGMHEREADSDE from the coding sequence ATGAACGACAAGAGGATCAACCGGATCTCTGAAGAAGTTAGAAAGGTCGTTTCAGATCTTTTGTTAAGTGAAATAAAGGATCCAAGAATAAGTGGGATGCCAAGTGTTAACAGAGTAAATGTTACAAAGGACTTAAAATTTGCTAAGATATATATATCTGTTTTAGGCAATGAGGAAGAAAAAGTGAATACAATTAAGGGACTGGAAAGTGCCAAAGGCTTTATCAGAAAAGAGATTGGCAGGCGGATCGATCTCAGACATGTTCCCGAACCTTTGTTTTATCTCGACGAAACCATTGAACATGCTATCCATATGTTAAAGTTGATCGATGAGGTCAATAATGGCATGCATGAAAGAGAAGCTGATAGCGATGAATAG
- the truB gene encoding tRNA pseudouridine(55) synthase TruB encodes MTGDLVDGVVNFFKPAGMTSHDAVHFFRKLLGIKKIGHTGTLDPMASGVLPVCIGKGTRIAEYLTDTRKEYIGELTLGSKTDTLDSTGTVLDSSEITVDESKINIVFSNYRGKIHQIPPMYSARKVEGKKLYELARQGLVMDRQSREIEIYEMEILNILENQRIIFRTKCSKGTYIRTICDDIGDALGTFGHMSFLMRTQAGGFLINDSLGIETLKDFNKDDLEKIITPLDKALSHLKAVELDSDRFDKLVNGLTSKVSPRHNDLPRFTPLRVYSGNKFVGIGILSGEGSDLSLKMEKVLAR; translated from the coding sequence ATGACAGGTGATCTTGTGGACGGAGTTGTTAATTTCTTTAAACCTGCAGGGATGACCTCCCACGATGCAGTACACTTTTTCAGAAAACTATTAGGCATAAAGAAAATCGGACATACTGGCACTCTCGATCCAATGGCCTCAGGAGTACTGCCAGTTTGTATAGGGAAGGGCACCAGAATTGCAGAGTACCTTACTGACACCCGGAAAGAATACATCGGAGAGCTAACATTGGGATCAAAGACAGATACCCTGGATTCAACAGGTACTGTTTTGGATTCATCAGAAATAACAGTTGATGAGTCAAAGATCAATATTGTCTTCAGTAACTATAGGGGTAAGATCCATCAGATACCACCAATGTACTCTGCAAGGAAAGTAGAGGGGAAGAAGTTATATGAGCTTGCCAGGCAGGGACTCGTTATGGATAGACAATCGAGAGAGATTGAGATATATGAGATGGAGATCCTTAATATTCTGGAAAATCAGAGGATAATTTTCAGAACCAAGTGTTCAAAGGGGACATATATAAGAACGATTTGCGATGATATCGGAGATGCTTTAGGGACATTTGGCCACATGAGCTTCCTTATGAGAACTCAGGCTGGAGGTTTTTTGATCAATGATTCGCTGGGTATTGAGACCCTAAAAGACTTCAACAAAGACGATTTAGAGAAAATAATAACCCCACTGGATAAAGCGTTATCACATCTGAAGGCTGTGGAGCTTGACAGTGATAGATTTGATAAGCTAGTAAATGGGCTTACCTCAAAGGTAAGTCCAAGACATAATGATTTACCAAGGTTCACACCGTTAAGAGTGTATTCGGGTAATAAGTTTGTTGGTATAGGAATACTTTCGGGAGAAGGAAGCGATTTGTCATTGAAAATGGAAAAGGTGCTTGCAAGGTGA
- the rimP gene encoding ribosome maturation factor RimP, translated as MSKKDILSSVKRLGEELTNQLGYELVDVEYLKEHGDYFLRVYIHKPGGVNLDDCQAMSEKLGEKLDELDLIDKAYYLEVSSPGLDRPLKTDKDLDRNLGKEVEVHLYQAVDGTKKFEGNLETYDDSAIYIRTADREYRFPRDGVSLVRLTIKF; from the coding sequence ATGAGTAAAAAGGATATATTATCAAGTGTAAAAAGGCTTGGAGAGGAGCTGACTAATCAGCTTGGGTATGAACTTGTCGATGTGGAATACTTAAAAGAGCATGGCGATTATTTTCTAAGGGTATACATCCATAAGCCTGGTGGTGTAAACCTGGATGATTGTCAGGCTATGAGCGAAAAATTAGGAGAAAAGCTTGATGAACTTGATCTGATAGATAAAGCATATTACCTGGAGGTGTCTTCACCTGGTTTGGACAGGCCTTTAAAAACGGATAAGGATCTGGACAGAAACCTCGGCAAAGAGGTCGAGGTGCACCTCTATCAAGCTGTTGATGGGACAAAAAAGTTCGAAGGAAATCTGGAAACATATGATGATTCCGCTATATATATAAGAACTGCTGACAGAGAGTATAGGTTCCCAAGGGATGGGGTATCTCTGGTTCGTTTAACAATCAAATTTTAA
- a CDS encoding DHH family phosphoesterase, translated as MACMKEKLIAMNSEKNELLKAIDNSAYIAVVSHINPDGDNLGSVLGLGMSLVQLGKKVDFIKPDIIPEDYNFLPGIERLSGYGELRDKLDLLIVLDCSDLTRLGENQKLIDDAKIVANVDHHVSNTMFGDILLVDPKASSTGELVFEIIEDLNLPIDEEIATCLYTAITTDTGRFSYQSVTASTHRIAASLYDLGINGYEINKRLYQTRSLKRTRLFSRAMAEMELMFEGKGAVVKVSRRMLEETGASMEDTEGIVEFLRDTESVEAACILKEFDENLIKASIRTKDPIDANKICGAFGGGGHIRASGCTISATLEEAAALISEEIKRHIE; from the coding sequence ATGGCATGCATGAAAGAGAAGCTGATAGCGATGAATAGTGAAAAAAACGAGTTGTTAAAGGCGATAGATAACAGCGCTTATATTGCAGTTGTTTCTCATATTAATCCCGACGGAGACAATCTAGGCTCAGTATTGGGCTTGGGTATGTCTCTTGTCCAATTAGGAAAGAAGGTTGATTTCATTAAGCCTGATATCATACCAGAGGACTACAATTTTCTCCCGGGGATTGAAAGACTTTCAGGATACGGTGAACTAAGAGATAAACTGGATTTATTGATTGTTCTGGATTGCAGCGATCTAACCAGACTTGGTGAGAACCAAAAACTTATTGATGATGCCAAAATCGTTGCAAATGTCGACCACCATGTAAGCAATACTATGTTTGGAGATATTTTATTAGTTGATCCCAAAGCATCATCCACCGGGGAGCTTGTTTTCGAAATAATTGAGGATCTTAACCTGCCAATTGATGAAGAAATTGCAACCTGCCTGTATACTGCTATAACTACAGACACCGGCAGATTCTCATATCAGAGTGTAACTGCCAGTACTCACAGGATTGCTGCAAGCTTGTATGACCTTGGTATCAATGGTTATGAAATAAATAAGAGACTGTATCAGACAAGGAGTCTCAAACGTACCAGATTATTTTCAAGGGCAATGGCAGAAATGGAGCTTATGTTTGAGGGTAAGGGAGCTGTTGTAAAAGTTTCCAGGAGAATGCTTGAGGAAACTGGTGCTTCCATGGAGGATACTGAAGGGATAGTTGAATTTTTAAGAGACACAGAATCTGTTGAAGCAGCATGTATATTAAAAGAATTTGATGAAAACCTTATAAAGGCAAGCATCAGGACAAAAGATCCGATCGATGCCAATAAAATATGTGGGGCATTTGGCGGAGGCGGCCATATCCGGGCATCGGGGTGCACTATCTCTGCAACATTGGAGGAAGCAGCTGCACTTATTTCTGAAGAGATTAAAAGACACATAGAATGA
- the infB gene encoding translation initiation factor IF-2, whose protein sequence is MTKVRVYELAKELNLSSKELMEKIEGLDLKINSHMSSIEEEEAQLIKELLTEENKAPDEPVKEIEEEIEAIDILEVEKPVKKKGKKGNKDNRRKLQPQPDIQTPSLEIVSSEIKIIEIEPEIIVKDLAEKLGVNPSKVITKLIGLGVMVNQNQAVDGEIAALVADEFGFKAKLLEPVVEKTEAELLDFEDDPKDLQSRPPVVTVMGHVDHGKTSLLDAIRHTNVTDKEAGGITQHIGAYAVNINNRKIVFLDTPGHEAFTSMRARGAKVTDIAILVVAADDGVMPQTIEAISHAKAAGVPIIVAVNKIDKPSANMDRVKQELSDNGLVPEDWGGDTIIAPVSALKKLGIEELLEMILLVADMQELKANPNRKAVGTIIEAQLDKGMGPMATVLVQKGTLVVGDMVVSGTSSGRIRAMLDEKGRKVKNATPSIPVMILGLSEVPNAGDQLFAVETEKEARHLADLRKNELREVQMKQSSKVSLDDLFERIKMGEVKDLNIIVKGDVRGSIEALNQSLKKLDTDEVRVNLIHGGVGGITETDIMLASASNAIVIGFNVRPNLNAIEVAKKENVDVRTYRIIYEAIEDIQAAVKGMHAPKIVEEVLGRAQVRATFRLPNGNTIAGIYVVSGKITRNAKIRLLRDDIVIYDGSVSSLKRFKDDAREVLTGFEAGLGLDNFNDIKEGDNLEAYLMKEVEID, encoded by the coding sequence ATGACAAAAGTTAGAGTATATGAGTTAGCCAAAGAACTTAATCTAAGCAGCAAGGAACTCATGGAGAAAATCGAGGGACTAGACCTTAAGATCAACAGCCATATGAGTTCAATAGAAGAAGAAGAGGCTCAGCTTATAAAAGAACTGCTTACAGAAGAGAATAAGGCTCCAGACGAGCCCGTAAAGGAGATTGAAGAGGAAATCGAAGCTATAGATATTTTAGAGGTTGAAAAACCTGTTAAGAAAAAAGGTAAAAAGGGCAACAAAGACAACAGAAGAAAATTACAGCCACAACCTGATATCCAAACTCCTTCATTAGAGATAGTTTCAAGTGAAATCAAAATAATAGAGATAGAGCCTGAGATCATTGTCAAGGATCTGGCAGAGAAGTTAGGAGTAAATCCTTCAAAGGTAATAACCAAGTTGATAGGTCTTGGAGTCATGGTAAACCAGAATCAGGCAGTAGATGGAGAGATAGCTGCTTTGGTTGCAGACGAATTTGGATTTAAGGCTAAGTTGTTGGAACCAGTTGTAGAAAAAACAGAAGCTGAGCTTCTGGATTTTGAGGACGACCCGAAGGACCTGCAATCAAGACCGCCTGTCGTAACTGTAATGGGTCACGTTGACCATGGTAAAACCTCACTTCTTGATGCGATCAGGCATACTAATGTAACTGACAAGGAAGCTGGGGGGATAACTCAGCACATAGGAGCATATGCTGTGAATATCAACAATAGAAAGATCGTGTTCCTGGATACTCCAGGTCATGAGGCTTTTACCTCTATGAGAGCAAGAGGAGCTAAGGTAACAGATATTGCAATACTTGTAGTAGCAGCTGATGATGGAGTAATGCCACAGACCATAGAGGCGATATCACACGCTAAAGCAGCAGGAGTACCAATAATCGTTGCTGTTAACAAAATCGATAAACCTAGCGCCAATATGGATCGGGTCAAGCAGGAGCTGTCTGATAACGGTCTTGTCCCTGAGGATTGGGGTGGAGATACAATCATTGCTCCAGTATCCGCTCTTAAGAAGCTCGGTATCGAAGAGCTTTTGGAGATGATACTTCTCGTGGCTGACATGCAGGAGCTTAAGGCTAATCCAAACAGAAAAGCCGTTGGAACGATAATTGAAGCTCAGTTGGACAAGGGAATGGGTCCTATGGCAACAGTACTTGTACAAAAAGGCACATTGGTAGTGGGTGATATGGTCGTTTCTGGTACATCCAGTGGAAGGATCAGGGCTATGCTCGACGAAAAAGGCAGGAAGGTAAAAAATGCTACACCTTCTATTCCTGTCATGATACTTGGCCTTTCAGAGGTTCCAAATGCCGGTGACCAACTTTTCGCAGTTGAAACGGAGAAGGAAGCAAGACACCTCGCCGATCTTAGAAAAAATGAACTGAGAGAAGTTCAAATGAAGCAATCTTCAAAGGTATCACTTGACGATTTATTTGAAAGAATAAAGATGGGTGAGGTCAAGGACCTCAACATAATCGTAAAAGGAGACGTCAGAGGGTCTATAGAAGCACTTAACCAATCACTAAAAAAGCTGGACACAGATGAGGTAAGGGTAAATCTGATCCATGGTGGAGTAGGTGGTATAACAGAAACTGACATAATGCTTGCTTCAGCCTCAAATGCAATCGTAATCGGGTTCAATGTCAGACCAAATCTCAATGCAATCGAGGTTGCCAAGAAAGAGAATGTCGATGTAAGGACCTATAGAATTATATACGAGGCAATAGAGGATATACAGGCAGCTGTAAAGGGAATGCATGCACCTAAGATTGTTGAAGAAGTCCTTGGCAGAGCTCAGGTAAGGGCTACCTTCAGGCTTCCAAATGGAAATACTATTGCTGGAATCTACGTGGTTAGTGGGAAAATTACAAGAAATGCAAAAATTAGGCTTCTCAGAGATGACATCGTAATTTACGATGGGTCAGTGTCATCCCTTAAGAGGTTCAAGGATGATGCAAGAGAAGTACTGACGGGCTTTGAAGCCGGACTTGGTCTCGATAATTTCAACGACATCAAGGAAGGCGACAACCTTGAGGCGTATCTTATGAAGGAAGTAGAAATAGATTAG
- the rnpM gene encoding RNase P modulator RnpM — protein sequence MKTKKIPLRRCIACNQMKPKKELIRVVKNNENQVSVDLTGKANGRGAYICPNLECFEEAYKSKRFARNLETEITEEIYMRLREAIEK from the coding sequence GTGAAAACTAAAAAGATCCCATTGCGCAGATGCATCGCTTGCAACCAGATGAAACCAAAGAAAGAGCTTATCAGGGTTGTGAAAAACAATGAAAACCAAGTAAGCGTTGACCTAACAGGAAAAGCTAATGGCAGGGGAGCCTATATATGCCCAAATCTGGAGTGCTTCGAAGAGGCATACAAATCTAAGAGATTCGCCAGAAATCTTGAAACCGAAATTACTGAGGAGATCTATATGAGGCTGAGGGAAGCAATTGAAAAGTAG
- a CDS encoding polyribonucleotide nucleotidyltransferase has protein sequence MEKKFHYMLAGKELTVTVGKLAEQASGACMVQYGDTVTVVTATQSKKPREGIDFFPLSCDYEEKLYAVGKIPGGFIKREGRPSEKAILSSRLIDRPIRPLFPDGFRNDVQVVATVMSVDQDTSPEIVAMIGSSIALSISDIPFQGPTGSVLVGLIDGQIVINPNSEQRERSELHLVVSGTKDAIMMVEAGAQFITEETMLKAILAGHEEVKRICHFIDGIVEECGKEKVHYQLFNPDPEVESKVREFATLKLAEALNTVDKAERDNKVSAVEEETTEAVLEIFPDKQKDIADVLDKIIKEQVRKLITEEGKRPDNRGLDEIRPISSEVGLLPRTHGSGLFNRGQTQVLTIATLGASGDVQIIDGLGEEESKRYMHHYNFPAFSVGETRPMRGPGRREIGHGALAERALEPVIPPESEFPYTLRLVSEVLSSNGSTSQASVCGSTLALMDAGVPIKAPVAGIAMGLIKNEDKVAILTDIQGLEDHLGDMDFKVAGTRGGITAIQMDIKIPGIDEPILKEALEKARIGRLYILDKMEETIKTPRTELSPYAPRIHTLQINPDRIRDIIGPGGKVINRIIDETGVKIDIEDDGRVAIVSNDGEGAKKAIQMIMDIVKEVEAGEIYTGKVTKIMNFGAFVEVLNGKEGLVHISQLAKERVNKVEDVVKVGDEITVKVMEIDSQGRINLSRKVLLKDEPPKENTEDK, from the coding sequence ATGGAGAAAAAATTCCATTATATGCTTGCCGGGAAGGAATTGACAGTAACAGTAGGGAAGCTGGCCGAACAAGCCAGTGGTGCCTGCATGGTCCAGTATGGTGACACAGTTACTGTAGTTACGGCAACGCAATCAAAAAAACCAAGAGAGGGCATTGACTTCTTTCCATTAAGCTGTGATTATGAAGAGAAACTTTATGCTGTTGGAAAGATTCCAGGTGGATTTATCAAGCGAGAGGGAAGACCAAGTGAGAAGGCAATTTTGTCTTCACGTTTAATAGACAGACCAATTAGACCATTGTTCCCTGATGGCTTTAGAAATGACGTCCAGGTAGTTGCAACAGTAATGAGTGTAGACCAGGATACGAGTCCTGAAATTGTGGCCATGATAGGATCTTCTATAGCTTTGTCCATTTCTGATATCCCATTCCAAGGGCCGACGGGTTCAGTACTTGTTGGATTAATTGATGGACAAATCGTGATTAATCCCAACAGCGAGCAAAGAGAAAGATCTGAACTTCACCTGGTCGTCTCAGGAACAAAGGATGCGATCATGATGGTTGAAGCAGGTGCTCAGTTCATAACTGAGGAGACAATGCTTAAGGCTATACTGGCTGGGCATGAAGAAGTCAAGAGGATTTGTCATTTCATCGATGGAATAGTCGAAGAATGTGGCAAGGAGAAAGTCCATTATCAGCTTTTCAACCCTGATCCAGAGGTTGAATCAAAGGTAAGAGAGTTTGCAACCTTAAAGCTGGCTGAAGCATTGAATACTGTCGATAAAGCTGAGAGAGATAATAAGGTAAGTGCTGTCGAGGAGGAAACAACTGAAGCTGTACTTGAGATATTTCCCGATAAACAGAAGGATATTGCGGATGTACTTGATAAGATAATTAAGGAGCAGGTTAGAAAGCTGATAACCGAGGAAGGCAAGAGACCCGATAACAGAGGTCTTGATGAAATAAGACCAATCAGTTCGGAAGTAGGGCTACTCCCAAGGACCCATGGTTCAGGTCTTTTCAACAGAGGACAGACTCAGGTCCTTACTATAGCAACACTCGGTGCATCAGGAGACGTTCAGATAATTGACGGTTTAGGTGAAGAGGAATCAAAGAGATATATGCACCACTACAATTTCCCTGCATTTTCAGTGGGGGAAACCAGACCAATGAGAGGCCCGGGGCGAAGAGAAATAGGACATGGAGCTCTTGCCGAAAGAGCACTGGAGCCTGTAATTCCTCCCGAAAGTGAGTTTCCTTACACCCTTAGACTTGTATCAGAGGTATTGAGCTCTAATGGTTCCACATCCCAGGCAAGTGTTTGTGGTAGTACCCTGGCGCTCATGGATGCAGGGGTTCCAATAAAGGCACCGGTAGCTGGAATAGCAATGGGACTAATAAAGAATGAGGATAAGGTAGCCATCCTGACAGACATCCAGGGTTTGGAGGACCATTTGGGAGACATGGACTTCAAGGTAGCAGGGACAAGAGGTGGGATAACTGCAATCCAAATGGACATCAAGATACCCGGTATCGATGAGCCAATCCTTAAGGAAGCTCTTGAAAAAGCCAGGATAGGAAGGTTATATATCCTCGATAAAATGGAAGAGACAATCAAGACTCCGAGAACTGAGCTTTCTCCATACGCACCAAGGATCCACACTCTTCAGATCAATCCTGATAGGATCAGAGACATTATAGGCCCAGGGGGCAAGGTCATCAACAGGATCATAGATGAAACAGGTGTCAAAATAGATATTGAGGACGATGGAAGAGTGGCTATTGTGTCCAATGACGGAGAGGGAGCTAAGAAAGCAATCCAGATGATCATGGATATAGTCAAGGAAGTTGAAGCTGGTGAGATATATACTGGTAAGGTTACGAAAATTATGAACTTTGGAGCTTTTGTTGAAGTGCTTAATGGTAAGGAAGGGCTTGTCCATATTTCACAGCTCGCGAAGGAAAGAGTGAATAAGGTGGAGGATGTAGTCAAGGTTGGCGATGAGATAACCGTTAAAGTAATGGAAATCGATAGTCAGGGAAGAATAAACCTATCAAGGAAAGTTCTTCTAAAGGACGAACCTCCAAAGGAAAATACTGAAGATAAGTAG